One part of the Entelurus aequoreus isolate RoL-2023_Sb linkage group LG05, RoL_Eaeq_v1.1, whole genome shotgun sequence genome encodes these proteins:
- the dhx33 gene encoding ATP-dependent RNA helicase DHX33 has protein sequence MPNEPDHPPAKKFKPASVFFRLDKQKAGMLLPGKPKTTTIDDQRKQLPIYQARNQLLHHLRQLHNAILIGETGSGKTTQIPQYLYEAGIGRQGLVAVTQPRRVAAISLAGRVAEEKRTHLGKLVGYSVRFEDVTSSETKLKFMTDGMLLREAISDPLLLHYTVVILDEAHERTVHTDVLFGVVKTAQRRRKELNKIPLKVIVMSATMDVDLFSEYFNRSPVLYLEGRQHPIQIYYTKRPQSDYLQAALVSVFQIHQEAPPSHDILVFMTGQEEIEALARTCRDIAKHLPDNCGSMLVVPLYASLPPTQQLRVFRDAPKGCRKVILSTNIAETSVTISGVKYVIDTGMVKAKRFNPDSGLEVLAVQQVSKAQAWQRAGRSGRKESGFCYRLYTEQEFDKFIPMTVPEIQRCNLASVMLQLMALGIQDVMNFDFMSKPSAEALRSAVEHLELLGAVERNHGHVGLTGLGKKMSRFPLEPRYAKTILLSANYSCSEEMLSMVSLLSVDTVLYNPPARREEVLAVRKKFMSSEGDHMTLLNIYRAFQKVNGNKEWCRENFVNSRNMSLVKEVRAQLREICLKLNLKLESCGADTGKIRQCIAHGMFINAAELQPDGSYLALDTRQPVAIHPSSVLFQAKPAYVVFNELLHTSRCYMRDLCLVDADWLLHAAPQYFGRKLHPSKS, from the exons ATGCCCAATGAACCCGATCATCCTCCGGCTAAAAAATTTAAGCCGGCGTCTGTTTTCTTCCGCCTCGACAAGCAGAAAGCTGGTATGTTGCTGCCCGGGAAACCAAAAACAACGACGATTGATGACCAAAGAAAACAACTTCCTATTTATCAAGCCCGAAATCAGCTTTTACACCACCTGAGACAGCTTCACAACGCTATTCTCATAG GGGAAACAGGCTCAGGAAAGACCACCCAAATCCCCCAGTATCTGTATGAGGCAGGGATTGGACGCCAGGGCCTCGTTGCAGTCACTCAGCCCCGCCGAGTGGCTGCTATCTCGCTGGCAGGAAGAGTGGCAGAGGAGAAGAGGACACATCTTGGCAAGCTG GTGGGGTACTCTGTGCGTTTTGAGGATGTCACCTCCTCTGAGACCAAGCTGAAGTTTATGACCGATGGTATGCTCCTACGTGAGGCCATTAGTGATCCCTTACTGCTGCACTACACAGTAGTAATCCTAGATGAAGCTCATGAGCGCACCGTGCACACAGATGTGCTGTTTGGAGTGGTTAAAACAGCTCAGCGCAGGCGCAAAGAACTTAATAAGATTCCTCTGAAG GTCATCGTGATGTCAGCTACAATGGATGTGGACCTGTTCTCTGAATACTTCAATAGGTCACCTGTACTGTACTTGGAAGGCAGACAACATCCCATTCAAATCTATTACACCAAGCGGCCTCAATCCGACTATCTCCAAGCTGCTCTCGTCTCTGTGTTCCAGATACACCAG GAAGCTCCTCCCTCACATGATATCTTGGTCTTCATGACGGGTCAGGAGGAGATTGAAGCTCTAGCAAGGACATGTCGAGACATTGCCAAGCATCTGCCAGACAATTGTGGATCTATGCTAGTTGTCCCTTTGTACGCATCCTTACCTCCCACCCAGCAGCTCAGAGTCTTTCGGGATGCTCCAAAG GGTTGCAGGAAGGTTATCTTGTCAACTAACATAGCAGAGACCTCCGTTACAATATCCGGGGTCAAATATGTCATCGACACAGGGATGGTAAAGGCCAAACGTTTCAATCCTG ACAGTGGCTTGGAGGTTCTGGCAGTGCAGCAAGTTTCGAAAGCGCAGGCATGGCAGCGAGCAGGTCGTTCTGGCAGGAAGGAGTCTGGATTTTGCTACCGTCTCTACACTGAGCAGGAGTTCGACAAGTTTATCCCTATGACTGTGCCTGAAATTCAGAG GTGTAACTTAGCCAGTGTTATGCTACAGCTCATGGCTTTAGGGATTCAAGATGTCATGAATTTTGACTTCATGTCAAAGCCCTCTGCAG AGGCCTTGCGCTCAGCTGTGGAGCATTTAGAGCTGCTGGGGGCTGTGGAAAGAAACCATGGACACGTTGGCCTCACTGGTTTGGGAAAGAAGATGTCACGATTCCCTCTGGAGCCAAGATATGCCAAG ACCATCCTGCTGTCCGCCAACTACTCGTGCTCTGAGGAAATGTTGAGCATGGTGTCTCTGCTATCGGTAGACACCGTGCTCTACAACCCTCCAGCACGGCGAGAAGAAGTTCTCGCCGTTCGCAAGAAGTTCATGTCCAGCGAAGGAGATCACATGACGCTCCTCAATATCTACAGAGCGTTCCAAAAAGTCAATGGAAATAAA GAGTGGTGTCGAGAAAACTTTGTCAACAGCAGGAACATGAGTCTGGTGAAAGAGGTCCGAGCTCAACTCAGAGAAATCTGCCTTAAG CTGAATTTAAAGTTGGAGTCATGCGGTGCCGACACAGGAAAGATCCGACAGTGCATTGCTCATGGGATGTTCATCAACGCTGCAGAGCTTCAGCCTGATGGCAGTTATTTAGCACTGGACACTCGCCAACCAGTAGCCATCCACCCTTCTTCTGTCCTTTTTCAGGCTAAACCAGCATACGTGGTGTTCAATGAACTGCTGCACACCTCACGCTGCTACATGAGGGACTTGTGTCTTGTCGATGCTGATTGGCTGCTGCATGCAGCCCCACAGTACTTTGGCCGGAAACTGCATCCCAGCAAAAGCTGA